In bacterium, the DNA window CAATTCGGCTTTGTGTGAAACAATGGCTGTATTATGGATTTTTTTCATATTAAATCGATGCCGTTAACTGTTTTTCAGAAATAACCGGTAATCATGATTCCACAAGGGCAAACTTTAATTCAGCTTCTGAAGCAAGTTCATCGCCGATATAAGCCTTACCCGACACGATACCGGTTGTGGAGCGCATTTTTATTACTTCTATTTCAAGCCTCAGCTGGTCACCTGGAACAACAGGTTTCCTGAATTTTGCCTTATCAATACCCATAAAAAACGCCAGTTTTCCCGCGTTATCGGTTTTTTTCAGCATAAGTATTCCAGCAAGCTGCGCGAGAGCCTCAATCTGAAGGACGCCCGGCATAACAGGCCTTTCGGGAAAATGCCCGTTGAAAAATTCTTCATTTACGGTTACATTTTTAATACCGACAGCCCTTTTGTCATTCTCGATTTCAATAACCCGGTCAACAAGAAGAAAAGGATATCTGTGAGGGAGAATCCTCTTTATCTGCGATATATCCAGAATTGTTTCCTCATATCCGGAAACGCTTATCGGGACGGCGGAACGTTCTTTCTTCTTAACGGCGGCATTTATCAGGCGCGCAAATTTTACATTGCAGGGATGCCCGCTTTTAACAGCAATGACATGCCCTTTTATTCTGATCCCCGTAAGAAACAGATCTCCCACAAGATCAAGAATCTTATGGCGGACGAATTCATCTTTGAACCTGAGAGCTTCTTTGCTGTATATCGCGTCATCTCCTATGACCACGGCATTATCAAGACTTCCTCCTTTTATAAGTTCCTTATCCATAAGCGCCGCCACTTCGCTATACAAACAGAAGGTGCGGCTCGGAGCGATTTCTTTCTCAAACGTTCCCCTGTTTACGGAAATGGAAAGGTACTGGGATCTTATAGCCGGATGTTCATAAGAAATAGTATATGAAACCTTAAAATCATCGGAAGGCAGCAGTATAAGGATTATGTCACCCTCAACAACGGAAATCGTCTCTTTGGGCGCGAAATATTTTCTTGGATATTCCTGATCCACAACCCCTGCTTTGTTTATCATATTGACAAAAGGCATGGCGCTACCATCCCCGACCGGAGGTTCATTTGAGTCAAGCTCTATAAGTAAATTATCGATTCCGCACGCAAAAACAGAAGCAAGGACATGTTCGACCGTATGGACTTCCACCCCGTTTTCAGCTATAGTAGTCCCTCTCGTAACACCTACTACATTTTCAAC includes these proteins:
- a CDS encoding bifunctional UDP-3-O-[3-hydroxymyristoyl] N-acetylglucosamine deacetylase/3-hydroxyacyl-ACP dehydratase gives rise to the protein MDAQKTIAKETSFSGIGVHTGNLTAITFKPAPANSGIKFSRTDLAESSTIRASVENVVGVTRGTTIAENGVEVHTVEHVLASVFACGIDNLLIELDSNEPPVGDGSAMPFVNMINKAGVVDQEYPRKYFAPKETISVVEGDIILILLPSDDFKVSYTISYEHPAIRSQYLSISVNRGTFEKEIAPSRTFCLYSEVAALMDKELIKGGSLDNAVVIGDDAIYSKEALRFKDEFVRHKILDLVGDLFLTGIRIKGHVIAVKSGHPCNVKFARLINAAVKKKERSAVPISVSGYEETILDISQIKRILPHRYPFLLVDRVIEIENDKRAVGIKNVTVNEEFFNGHFPERPVMPGVLQIEALAQLAGILMLKKTDNAGKLAFFMGIDKAKFRKPVVPGDQLRLEIEVIKMRSTTGIVSGKAYIGDELASEAELKFALVES